Genomic segment of Geminocystis herdmanii PCC 6308:
AAAGGTAAAGAGTTACGATTAGATGAAGAAGATGGCATGATAATTTTTCTGACAGTGTTTAACCACGAATACCTAATTGTTTAATTAAGTCCTGATAGGCTTGAGGACTTCCTTTTTTAATATAGCCTAATAAACTTTTGCGTTGTCCAATTAATTTTAACAAACCACGACGAGAAGAATGATCTTTTTTGTTAACTTTTAGGTGTTCGGTAAGTTGACTAATTCTTTCTGTTAATAGGGCTACTTGTAAATTAGATGATCCTGTATCAGTTTCGTGAACTTGATATTTACTGATAATTTCTTGTTTTTTTTCTTGCGTTAAGCTCATTTTTCTTTAAAAGTTTAAATACTGCAATCTTTGATTATACCATATTCAGAAATAATTAGGAATGAGGAGTTAGAAATTAGGAAATATGATCCCCCCTAACCCCCCTTAAATAAAGGGGGAACTTCGTTTAGGACTGCTATAGTAAAAGTTTTAGTTTTATGGAGGAAAATCTCAAGACGAACTTTGATACTATAAAATGATGATGTGTTAATTATCAGTGGGTAAAAAATGGCAACTCAGGAATTAAAAACGAAATCTCAAGAAACAGAAAATAAGCAAAATTATTGGGATGAGATACCCAATGAGTCAGAAATGCCTTTTTTTGATCATCTGGAAGAATTGCGCCGAAGGATTTTCGTTAGTCTTATTGCCATGGGTGTAGGTGCTATTTCCTGTTTCTTTTTTGTGAGGCAAATTGTGGCATGGTTACAAATTCCTGCAGGAGATGTCAAGTTTCTACAGTTAGCACCGGGTGAGTTTTTCTTTGTCTCTATTCAAGTGGCAGGTTACACGGGAATTTTGCTTTCTGCTCCTGTGATTTTATACCAAATTGTCCAGTTTGTGACTCCCGGCTTGACTCGTAAGGAAAGGAAAACGATCGCACCTGTAGTATTTGGCTCAAGTATTCTTTTTTTTGCAGGTTTAGCTTTTTCCTATTATCTACTTATTCCTGCTGCCCTCAATTTTTTTATTAATTATGGTGGTGATGTGGTAGAACAATTATGGTCGATCGACAAGTATTTTAAGTTTGTGTTATTATTAATGTTCTCTACGGGTTTAGCTTTTCAAATTCCTGTTATTCAATTACTCTTAGGTACTTTAAATCTTGTTTCTTCTCAACAAATGCTCTCTACTTGGCGTATAGTGGTTTTGGGTGCGATGATTTTAGGTGCAGTACTCACGCCTTCAACTGACCCACTTACTCAATCTCTCCTCGGTGGTGCGGTTTTAGTTTTATATTTTGGTGGTATTGGTATGGTTAAATTAATAGGAAAATAAGTAAGGAGTAAGGAGTAAGGAGTAAGGAGTAAGGAGTAAAAATAATAATCTATTTATAATAAAGCTAATAAATTTTGAATACTAGATAAAATTATGATAGTATCAACTCCCATTAATCTTAAAGAATTATATGAAATTGATGATTATTTATGGATACAAGAAACGGTAAAATTATTGAAAGAAAAAAAATTTAATGAATTAGATTTAGATAATTTAATTGAGGAGTTAGATGATGTGGGAAAAGAAAGAAGAAAAAAAGTCGAAAGTTTATTAGAACAAATTATCAGGCACTTATTATTGTTTCAATATTGGCACGAAGAAAGAGATAGATGTTATCGTCACTGGCAGGGGGAAATATTCTCTTTTCGCCGACAACTAAAAAAAGATTTAACCACTAATTTCTATAATTATCTCAGTCAAGAATTAGCTAATATTTATGATGATGCTTGGGGATATGTTACCAGAAAATCTGGTCTTAAAAATTTACCTGAAAAATGTCCTTATACTTTAGAAGAATTATTAGATGAAAATTGGTTGCCAGACATCAACGAGAGTGGAAGTATTGAATAAATTGAACTTTTTTGATTCATTATTAATTGTTAATTATTAAT
This window contains:
- the rpsO gene encoding 30S ribosomal protein S15, yielding MSLTQEKKQEIISKYQVHETDTGSSNLQVALLTERISQLTEHLKVNKKDHSSRRGLLKLIGQRKSLLGYIKKGSPQAYQDLIKQLGIRG
- the tatC gene encoding twin-arginine translocase subunit TatC, producing the protein MATQELKTKSQETENKQNYWDEIPNESEMPFFDHLEELRRRIFVSLIAMGVGAISCFFFVRQIVAWLQIPAGDVKFLQLAPGEFFFVSIQVAGYTGILLSAPVILYQIVQFVTPGLTRKERKTIAPVVFGSSILFFAGLAFSYYLLIPAALNFFINYGGDVVEQLWSIDKYFKFVLLLMFSTGLAFQIPVIQLLLGTLNLVSSQQMLSTWRIVVLGAMILGAVLTPSTDPLTQSLLGGAVLVLYFGGIGMVKLIGK
- a CDS encoding DUF29 domain-containing protein, which codes for MIVSTPINLKELYEIDDYLWIQETVKLLKEKKFNELDLDNLIEELDDVGKERRKKVESLLEQIIRHLLLFQYWHEERDRCYRHWQGEIFSFRRQLKKDLTTNFYNYLSQELANIYDDAWGYVTRKSGLKNLPEKCPYTLEELLDENWLPDINESGSIE